One Bacteroidia bacterium genomic region harbors:
- a CDS encoding rhomboid family intramembrane serine protease, whose protein sequence is MNDIGYNFRDQFIRHYGAIGQIIAISAGLFLLLAVIHLFFFLVNQSSVFTAFYQTIPLSTRVSSWLNSPWSWVTWLFLFRYPDFIGTLFSLVWFYWIGGIFKDFTKSVVIWSVYLQGAFFGALFAILCYAIFPVFIGMEGYIFGASAGLNAIVAASATLVPDYGITLFLLGRVRLRWIGLAIVTFNIFMIASSGNPASALAQVGAALYGFLAIRALKQGFEWHQPIQWIVSLFQPKPHNNRTTKTSSSAKTNLSRKSTMPNQAEIDRILDKIASVGYENLTTDEKQTLFNASRRD, encoded by the coding sequence ATGAATGATATTGGTTATAATTTTCGGGATCAATTTATCCGCCATTACGGAGCTATCGGGCAGATAATTGCCATTAGTGCCGGACTATTTTTGCTATTGGCTGTTATACATCTATTCTTTTTTTTAGTAAACCAAAGTTCTGTCTTTACGGCTTTTTATCAAACAATTCCTTTATCAACGCGGGTTAGCAGTTGGTTAAACTCCCCTTGGTCTTGGGTAACGTGGTTATTTTTATTTCGTTATCCGGATTTTATCGGCACATTATTTAGCTTGGTGTGGTTCTATTGGATTGGTGGAATTTTTAAAGATTTCACAAAATCTGTGGTCATTTGGAGTGTTTATTTACAGGGGGCATTTTTTGGGGCTTTATTTGCTATTTTGTGTTATGCTATTTTTCCTGTTTTTATAGGTATGGAGGGATATATCTTTGGAGCGTCTGCCGGGCTGAATGCAATTGTAGCCGCATCAGCAACATTGGTTCCTGATTATGGCATAACGCTCTTTTTGTTAGGGAGAGTACGCCTTCGTTGGATTGGGTTGGCTATCGTTACGTTTAATATTTTTATGATTGCAAGTTCTGGGAATCCGGCCAGTGCGTTAGCTCAAGTAGGTGCTGCTCTTTACGGTTTCTTAGCCATTCGCGCTTTAAAGCAAGGTTTTGAATGGCATCAGCCTATCCAATGGATAGTTTCATTATTTCAACCCAAACCGCACAATAACCGAACTACTAAAACATCATCTTCAGCAAAAACAAATTTAAGTCGTAAATCTACTATGCCCAATCAAGCAGAGATAGACCGCATTTTAGATAAAATTGCCTCTGTGGGTTATGAAAATTTAACTACCGATGAAAAACAAACCCTCTTCAACGCCAGCCGAAGAGACTAA
- a CDS encoding VTT domain-containing protein produces the protein MFQEIIELLNGFKHLIDPEFIISYGGLSLLAIVVFAETGLMIGFFLPGDSLLFTAGLLCATGIFQTNILILTSVLVVAAIAGDQTGYIIGRKAGETLFKRDESWFFKPKYVEKTKDFYNRHGGKTIVMGRFVPIVRTFAPMVAGVAKLEYSKFVFFNISGGILWVLSMTLSGYFLGRTIPGIKEYLEVIVIGIIIVSVIPIIVTWLKERKLSKNLK, from the coding sequence ATGTTTCAAGAAATTATTGAATTGTTAAATGGGTTTAAGCATCTTATTGACCCTGAGTTTATTATCTCTTATGGTGGATTAAGCCTGCTGGCAATAGTCGTTTTTGCCGAAACCGGTTTAATGATTGGTTTTTTTCTGCCGGGAGATTCTCTATTATTTACCGCCGGATTATTATGCGCTACCGGAATTTTTCAAACCAATATTTTAATATTAACGTCAGTGCTGGTAGTAGCCGCAATAGCCGGAGACCAAACAGGATACATTATTGGCAGAAAAGCCGGAGAAACCCTGTTCAAACGAGATGAATCATGGTTTTTTAAGCCTAAATATGTAGAAAAAACCAAAGACTTTTACAACAGACACGGCGGAAAAACAATCGTTATGGGACGTTTTGTGCCAATAGTCAGGACTTTTGCACCAATGGTTGCCGGTGTCGCCAAATTAGAATATTCAAAATTTGTCTTTTTTAATATCTCCGGCGGAATCCTGTGGGTTCTTTCTATGACTTTATCCGGTTATTTTTTAGGACGGACAATCCCCGGAATTAAGGAATATTTGGAAGTAATCGTTATCGGTATCATTATCGTTTCAGTAATTCCCATAATCGTTACTTGGCTTAAAGAACGAAAGTTAAGTAAAAATCTAAAATAA
- a CDS encoding cytochrome c maturation protein CcmE, which produces MKLKSIIGLLILAGFITLLIINFAGSTSIYTTFADAKQRGSDVHIVASWVRRDEAKYDPAQDIFQFYLQDSTNNTQLVIYRDPKPANFEQADKVVIIGKYQGDVFEAEKILMKCPSKYNHQEL; this is translated from the coding sequence ATGAAACTTAAATCCATTATTGGGCTTCTTATATTGGCTGGTTTTATTACCTTATTAATAATTAATTTTGCAGGCAGCACCAGCATTTACACCACTTTTGCCGATGCAAAACAGCGTGGATCGGATGTACATATCGTAGCCTCTTGGGTACGTAGAGATGAAGCTAAATATGATCCGGCGCAAGATATTTTTCAATTTTATTTACAGGACTCTACTAATAATACACAATTAGTTATCTATCGAGATCCAAAGCCGGCCAACTTTGAGCAGGCAGATAAGGTGGTAATCATCGGAAAATATCAAGGAGATGTTTTCGAGGCAGAAAAAATCCTGATGAAATGCCCCTCTAAGTATAATCACCAAGAACTATAA
- a CDS encoding signal peptidase II, translating to MKSLRFFVIASIVVLIDQIVKVIVKLNMSLGQEITVLGDWFKIHFIENKGAAFGITLSSLFQWVLSWGNNQTSTHSEEADKLVLAVFSILAIFGIAWWMILAAKNTPQLATVIALILGGATGNLIDRIFYGRWFERINDYEGGLFNGNVVDMLYFDVWSGIMPDWIPFIGGRFYALLPVFNLADLAITSAILIIFIFYPKLIQPTTEIGADNPIQTNNNQIST from the coding sequence TTGAAGTCGTTACGCTTTTTTGTCATAGCTTCTATTGTTGTTTTAATTGACCAAATTGTAAAGGTTATCGTAAAACTCAATATGAGTTTAGGGCAGGAAATCACCGTATTGGGAGATTGGTTTAAAATACATTTTATTGAAAATAAGGGAGCTGCATTTGGAATCACCTTGAGCAGCTTATTTCAGTGGGTGTTATCGTGGGGTAATAACCAGACATCTACTCATTCAGAAGAAGCAGACAAGTTGGTTCTGGCTGTTTTTTCTATATTAGCAATATTTGGGATAGCTTGGTGGATGATCTTAGCTGCGAAAAATACCCCTCAGTTGGCTACCGTAATCGCGTTAATATTAGGTGGCGCAACCGGAAATTTGATTGACCGCATCTTTTATGGGCGTTGGTTTGAAAGAATCAATGACTATGAAGGCGGGCTTTTCAACGGAAATGTAGTAGATATGCTGTATTTTGATGTTTGGAGCGGTATTATGCCAGATTGGATACCTTTCATCGGCGGACGATTTTACGCACTTTTACCGGTATTTAACCTCGCTGACCTCGCTATCACGTCCGCTATCCTTATCATCTTTATTTTTTACCCAAAACTGATTCAGCCTACAACCGAAATTGGTGCTGATAATCCTATTCAAACAAATAATAATCAAATATCTACATAA
- a CDS encoding TraR/DksA family transcriptional regulator, with the protein MTEKTHYNREELEEFREIINRKLTEAREEYTSLQDSLKSALENAADGFNRTEFGNDTSDKEQTEVFISRTLKFIDALERALIRIDNGTYGRCKVTGKLIPKERLKVVPHTETSMEAKLTQKPNLPPTEDYSDFIK; encoded by the coding sequence ATGACAGAAAAAACACATTACAACCGCGAAGAATTAGAAGAGTTTCGGGAAATCATCAACCGCAAACTAACAGAAGCACGCGAGGAATATACAAGCCTCCAAGACAGCCTTAAAAGTGCTCTCGAAAATGCCGCAGACGGCTTTAACCGTACCGAATTTGGTAACGACACCAGTGATAAAGAACAAACCGAAGTCTTTATCTCCCGAACCCTAAAATTTATTGATGCCCTTGAACGCGCCCTCATCCGAATTGATAACGGAACATACGGCAGATGTAAAGTAACCGGTAAACTAATCCCCAAAGAAAGACTGAAAGTTGTGCCCCATACAGAAACATCTATGGAAGCCAAACTCACCCAAAAACCGAACCTTCCCCCCACAGAAGACTATTCGGATTTTATCAAATAA
- the ileS gene encoding isoleucine--tRNA ligase: protein MLSVQSSVVKHNFRTRKKLDFSEIEKEILEFWHSNDIFAKSIDYRKGCPSFTFFEGPPSANGYPGIHHVMARTIKDIFCRYQTLKGKQVLRKAGWDTHGLPVELQVEKRLGITKADIGTKISIAEYNQACKEDVFRFTDIWNELTTRMGYWVDLENPYITCHNAYIESVWHLLKRLFDKNLLYKGYTIQPYSPAAGTGLSSHELNLPGCYKLIKDTSCVAQFKRKNTENEYFLAWTTTPWTLAANAALAVGKNIQYARIQTFNPYTYQPIIIILAQDLVKNFLGADEQVHRENFPDNISDNTKKLPWCLLNTVLGSELLNSEYEQLLPYISPSKPAFRVIHGDFVSTEDGTGIVHIAPTFGSDDFRVAQQNNIPAITVFKNGAEEPIVDKEGKYIPEMGEFAGRYVKNYTNNADYQSLDVDICIKLKYENKAFRVEKYEHNYPHCWRTDKPVLYYPLDSWFVRTTAYKDRMVELNKTIQWKPESTGSGRFGNWLEHLVDWNLSRSRYWGIPLPVWTNEAQGDSSLTWCAGSIEDLRKYGFRFSRIETFKQQIHNLREKIQQSPDAFAQEIACGNIIPFQEDLITSDLHRPYMDEVFVWYQEQILVREPDLIDVWFDSGAMPFAQWHYPFENQESFTKNFPADFIAEGVDQTRGWFYTLHAIAVLLEDSVAFKNVIANGLVLDKNGNKMSKRIGNVIDPFETIATYGADPVRWYMVENAPPWENLKFDLAGVAEVQRKFFDTLYNTYSFLALYANIDSFQYDKYPVIPVSERTEIDQWILSMLNSLIQRVDTAYSEYEPTIAARNIQAFVIDQLSNWYVRLSRRRFWKGDISQDKLAAYQTLFECLTTVAKLITPIAPFWGEYLYNCLNQSLQITGNISVNLTDFPKSRPEIIQTELEFEMTLAQEACSLARSIRKKVDIKVRQPLQQMFIPVANDSMKQALIRIQELICSEVNVKELILSSSSDSILIKRAKANFKVLGPLLGKRMALVASSVEVLPNEAIEKLTQTGELPIELSDGTSFLLTLDQVIIRTEDVPGWSVATSANLTVGLDINLTESLIAEGFARELINRIQNTRKELGFEVTDTIEVALSENIAWNTALQQHQETICKETLSRKFTLLPNIENGITIELFGHTGLLVISR from the coding sequence GTGCTTTCTGTGCAAAGCTCAGTAGTTAAACATAATTTTAGAACTCGTAAGAAGCTGGATTTCAGTGAAATAGAAAAAGAAATACTGGAATTTTGGCATTCTAATGATATTTTTGCGAAAAGTATTGATTATCGCAAAGGTTGCCCTTCATTTACTTTTTTTGAGGGTCCGCCTTCGGCAAACGGCTATCCGGGAATCCACCACGTGATGGCCAGAACTATCAAAGACATTTTTTGCCGCTATCAAACACTCAAAGGCAAACAAGTGCTTCGCAAAGCCGGTTGGGATACACATGGCCTCCCCGTTGAATTACAGGTCGAAAAAAGATTGGGAATCACCAAAGCAGACATCGGAACAAAAATATCCATTGCAGAATACAACCAAGCCTGTAAAGAAGATGTTTTCCGCTTTACCGACATCTGGAACGAACTTACCACCCGAATGGGCTATTGGGTGGACTTAGAAAACCCCTACATCACCTGTCATAACGCTTATATTGAATCCGTTTGGCATCTATTAAAACGATTATTTGATAAAAACCTTCTCTATAAAGGATATACCATTCAGCCGTATTCACCCGCAGCAGGTACAGGGCTCAGTTCACATGAATTAAACCTACCCGGCTGCTACAAACTCATAAAAGACACCTCTTGCGTTGCCCAGTTTAAACGCAAAAATACTGAAAATGAGTACTTTTTAGCATGGACAACCACCCCCTGGACCTTAGCGGCCAACGCAGCCTTAGCCGTTGGAAAAAACATCCAATATGCTCGCATACAAACCTTTAATCCTTATACCTATCAGCCGATTATTATAATCCTTGCTCAAGATTTAGTAAAAAACTTCTTAGGCGCAGATGAACAGGTACATCGAGAAAATTTTCCTGATAATATTTCCGACAACACCAAAAAACTTCCTTGGTGTTTACTAAATACCGTTTTAGGTTCAGAACTACTGAATAGCGAATACGAACAGCTATTGCCGTATATTTCTCCTTCAAAGCCGGCATTTCGCGTGATTCACGGGGATTTTGTCTCTACCGAAGACGGAACCGGTATCGTTCACATCGCACCAACTTTTGGCTCTGACGACTTTCGGGTGGCTCAACAAAACAATATTCCGGCAATTACTGTCTTTAAAAACGGCGCTGAAGAACCTATTGTAGATAAAGAAGGCAAATACATTCCGGAAATGGGCGAATTTGCAGGTCGCTACGTAAAAAACTATACAAATAACGCTGATTATCAATCACTTGACGTAGATATTTGCATAAAGCTAAAGTATGAAAACAAAGCATTTCGGGTAGAAAAATACGAACACAACTATCCGCATTGCTGGCGGACAGACAAACCTGTTTTGTATTATCCATTAGATAGCTGGTTTGTGCGTACGACTGCATATAAAGACCGTATGGTTGAGCTAAACAAAACGATTCAATGGAAGCCGGAAAGCACCGGAAGTGGCCGTTTTGGTAATTGGCTTGAACACTTAGTAGATTGGAACTTATCACGCTCCCGCTATTGGGGAATACCATTACCCGTCTGGACAAATGAAGCCCAAGGCGATAGCTCCCTAACTTGGTGTGCCGGCAGTATCGAAGACCTGCGTAAATATGGTTTTCGTTTTTCCCGAATTGAAACCTTTAAGCAACAAATTCATAATCTTCGGGAAAAAATACAGCAATCTCCCGATGCCTTTGCCCAAGAAATAGCTTGCGGCAATATCATACCATTTCAGGAAGATTTGATTACCAGTGATTTACACAGACCCTATATGGATGAAGTCTTTGTATGGTATCAAGAACAAATATTAGTCCGTGAACCTGATTTGATAGACGTTTGGTTTGATTCAGGGGCGATGCCTTTTGCCCAGTGGCATTATCCTTTTGAAAATCAAGAGTCTTTTACCAAAAATTTCCCGGCTGACTTTATCGCCGAAGGCGTAGATCAAACCCGTGGCTGGTTTTATACCTTACACGCAATTGCTGTACTTTTGGAAGATTCTGTTGCCTTCAAAAACGTTATTGCAAACGGCCTTGTTTTGGATAAAAACGGGAATAAAATGTCCAAACGAATTGGTAATGTGATAGATCCATTTGAAACTATCGCTACCTATGGAGCTGATCCTGTGCGTTGGTATATGGTCGAAAATGCCCCACCGTGGGAAAACTTAAAATTTGACCTTGCCGGTGTAGCAGAAGTACAGCGAAAATTCTTTGATACGCTATACAATACCTATTCTTTTTTAGCACTCTATGCTAACATTGATTCTTTTCAGTATGATAAATATCCCGTAATTCCAGTATCTGAACGCACTGAAATTGACCAATGGATTTTATCTATGCTCAATAGTTTGATACAGCGGGTAGATACCGCCTATTCTGAATACGAGCCAACCATAGCTGCCCGAAATATTCAAGCGTTTGTGATAGACCAGCTCTCAAATTGGTATGTACGGCTTTCCCGCAGACGTTTTTGGAAGGGAGATATAAGCCAAGATAAACTGGCTGCCTATCAAACTTTATTTGAATGCCTAACAACAGTAGCTAAACTGATAACACCAATCGCACCTTTTTGGGGAGAATATTTGTATAACTGCCTCAATCAAAGCCTCCAAATAACAGGAAATATCTCTGTGAACCTGACAGACTTTCCTAAATCAAGGCCGGAAATAATTCAAACTGAATTAGAATTTGAAATGACGTTAGCCCAAGAGGCTTGTTCATTAGCCCGAAGTATCCGTAAAAAAGTGGATATTAAAGTGCGCCAGCCTCTCCAACAAATGTTTATTCCGGTAGCGAATGACTCAATGAAGCAAGCCCTTATCCGAATACAGGAATTAATTTGCTCCGAAGTAAATGTAAAAGAACTAATACTCTCATCCAGTTCTGATTCTATTCTGATAAAGCGGGCGAAAGCCAATTTTAAGGTATTAGGGCCTTTGTTGGGCAAACGTATGGCTCTTGTGGCATCTTCGGTAGAGGTATTACCCAACGAAGCTATTGAGAAATTAACCCAAACCGGCGAACTTCCTATTGAGCTATCAGACGGAACTTCTTTTTTACTAACCCTCGACCAAGTAATCATTCGTACAGAAGACGTTCCCGGCTGGAGCGTTGCGACCTCTGCTAACTTAACCGTAGGTCTTGACATCAACCTGACTGAATCCTTAATTGCCGAAGGATTTGCCAGAGAACTCATCAATAGGATTCAAAATACCCGCAAAGAACTCGGCTTTGAAGTTACGGATACCATCGAAGTAGCCTTATCCGAAAATATTGCGTGGAATACAGCCTTACAACAACATCAGGAAACTATTTGTAAGGAAACATTGTCTCGTAAATTTACTTTATTACCGAATATAGAAAACGGAATCACAATAGAACTTTTTGGCCACACCGGATTATTGGTCATTTCACGATAA
- a CDS encoding DUF3109 family protein, with amino-acid sequence MVLIDNVLIHEAIFRVEFACRLEQCKGACCVAGDSGAPVEQSEIAEIKQWLSIIWDYLSEESRLAILDQDVAVYDSDGDLGTPLVKGQACAYAFFEGGIAYCSFERAYFAGKIPFRKPISCHLYPIRLEQGQFVSMKYHKWDICQSACSPENKEKIIVFQYVKDAIIRKFGEEFYTQLEEVFSYLKHKT; translated from the coding sequence ATGGTTTTAATAGATAATGTACTGATTCATGAAGCGATTTTTAGGGTAGAATTTGCGTGCCGTTTGGAGCAATGTAAAGGAGCTTGCTGTGTAGCCGGTGATTCCGGCGCTCCGGTAGAGCAATCCGAAATTGCTGAAATAAAGCAATGGTTATCAATAATTTGGGACTATTTAAGTGAAGAATCCCGTTTGGCTATTTTAGACCAAGATGTTGCTGTATATGACTCAGACGGGGATTTAGGTACACCTTTGGTGAAAGGCCAAGCCTGTGCCTATGCTTTCTTTGAAGGAGGTATTGCCTACTGTAGCTTTGAACGGGCTTATTTTGCCGGTAAAATACCTTTTAGAAAGCCGATTTCATGCCACCTATATCCCATTCGTTTGGAACAAGGGCAATTTGTTAGTATGAAATACCATAAATGGGATATATGCCAGAGTGCTTGCAGCCCTGAAAATAAAGAGAAAATAATTGTGTTTCAATACGTTAAAGATGCTATCATCCGTAAATTTGGGGAAGAATTTTATACCCAACTGGAAGAAGTCTTTTCCTATCTGAAACATAAAACATAA
- a CDS encoding TatD family hydrolase: MFLNVHSHHRVESEIGILNQEFGQIIDVEGHFSVGIHPYFWKGADFDIDKFESLLIQSTALGESGLDRRGAEPISNQMKLFLQQIELAQYHNKTVIVHCVKAWGELFKILKEYHPKVRFIIHGFNQNEKVLAELLRFSCGISIGFSALNLTSNAAKLWHKIPPEQLFLETDSRQDSIESLYQHFSKLLSISILELIQWQLENWKEFQLFRNSSGKKILK, translated from the coding sequence ATGTTTCTAAACGTTCATTCTCACCACCGAGTTGAATCGGAAATAGGTATTTTAAATCAAGAGTTTGGACAGATAATAGATGTTGAAGGTCATTTTTCGGTTGGGATACATCCTTATTTTTGGAAAGGTGCTGATTTTGATATTGATAAGTTTGAATCGCTATTGATACAAAGCACTGCTTTGGGAGAGTCCGGCTTGGATAGGAGAGGAGCCGAACCGATTTCTAACCAAATGAAATTATTTTTACAACAGATAGAACTTGCTCAGTATCATAATAAAACAGTTATCGTTCACTGCGTTAAAGCTTGGGGAGAACTTTTTAAAATACTGAAAGAATATCACCCAAAAGTTCGCTTTATCATTCATGGCTTTAATCAGAATGAGAAAGTTTTGGCAGAATTATTGCGATTTTCTTGCGGAATTTCTATTGGTTTTTCAGCCTTAAACCTTACCTCTAATGCCGCTAAACTGTGGCATAAAATTCCCCCAGAACAATTATTTTTGGAAACAGATAGTCGTCAGGATTCAATAGAAAGTTTATACCAACATTTTTCTAAATTATTGTCAATTAGTATATTAGAATTAATACAATGGCAATTAGAAAACTGGAAAGAATTTCAATTATTCCGAAATTCAAGTGGAAAAAAGATTTTAAAATAA
- the uvrC gene encoding excinuclease ABC subunit UvrC: MILPKNNEILDLQHIRKNLPEHPGVYQFWDAQKIIYVGKAKNLKKRVNSYFNKDNSHDFKTQQLVQKILNITYTITNSDAEAFLLENNLIKTHQPKYNILLKDGKTYPYICIQKEPFPRVFSTRQKISDGSTYFGPYPSGTALVTLLNYIRKHYKLRTCSHLLTPQNIQKQKFRICLEYHVGNCLAPCVGKQSEEDYNRNIYQITQILKGNYSSLLQELTQEMKLAAQNLNFEYAQQLKQQLDSLQEYKRKNTIVSENIGNVEVISIVQQDHLAVAHHFKIQGGAIMRTHAFDIKIQENETSPEIFEAVISHLIAEDESFYPEIITNINSNTFDFQSITKITQPQRGEKYQVLLLSQKNAQTLLDEKLNRIAQKKARKSGEELLQRAQQDLRLDKIPLRIECFDNSNIQGEYAVSACVVFIDAKPAKKEYRHFNVKTVSGPDDFATMREVVLRRYKRQLADNKELPDLILIDGGKGQLSHALEALQELNLHHKIPAIGIAKRLEELYYPGDPVPLHLDIKSPTLRLLQRIRDEAHRFGITFHRDKRSRETLTTALTEIPGIGAKTAQKLLHEFKSVKRIKELTLDELSKVVGEKLAQNILESLAN; this comes from the coding sequence ATGATACTTCCCAAAAATAATGAAATCCTTGATTTACAGCATATTAGAAAAAATCTACCGGAACATCCCGGCGTGTATCAGTTTTGGGATGCCCAAAAAATAATCTATGTAGGGAAAGCCAAAAACCTAAAAAAACGGGTAAATAGCTATTTTAATAAAGATAATTCCCATGATTTTAAAACCCAACAATTGGTTCAAAAAATCCTTAATATCACTTATACAATTACAAATTCTGATGCTGAAGCCTTTTTATTGGAAAATAATCTGATTAAAACGCACCAGCCTAAGTATAATATTTTGCTGAAAGACGGAAAAACCTATCCCTATATCTGTATCCAAAAAGAGCCTTTTCCCCGCGTTTTTTCTACCAGACAAAAAATTTCGGATGGCTCTACCTATTTTGGGCCTTATCCCAGCGGAACAGCCCTTGTTACGTTGCTTAATTATATCAGAAAACACTATAAACTACGCACTTGCAGCCATCTGCTAACCCCACAGAATATCCAAAAACAAAAATTCAGAATTTGCTTAGAATATCATGTAGGTAACTGCTTAGCTCCTTGTGTAGGGAAGCAAAGTGAAGAAGACTACAACCGAAATATCTATCAAATTACGCAAATATTAAAAGGCAACTATAGTTCTTTGCTTCAGGAACTTACCCAAGAAATGAAATTAGCTGCCCAAAACCTCAACTTTGAATATGCCCAGCAGCTAAAACAGCAATTGGATTCTTTACAAGAATACAAACGAAAAAACACAATTGTATCTGAAAATATTGGAAATGTGGAGGTTATATCAATCGTTCAGCAAGATCATCTGGCTGTTGCGCATCATTTTAAGATTCAAGGGGGGGCAATCATGCGCACCCATGCTTTTGATATAAAAATTCAGGAAAATGAAACTTCGCCGGAAATCTTTGAAGCCGTAATCTCACATCTAATCGCCGAAGACGAATCATTTTATCCCGAAATAATTACCAATATAAATTCAAATACATTTGATTTCCAAAGTATTACCAAAATAACGCAGCCACAGCGCGGGGAAAAGTATCAGGTGTTGCTCCTTTCTCAAAAAAATGCCCAAACCCTGTTAGACGAAAAACTTAACCGAATAGCGCAAAAAAAAGCCCGAAAATCCGGCGAAGAACTACTACAAAGAGCTCAGCAAGATTTACGTTTAGATAAAATTCCCCTGCGAATAGAATGTTTTGATAACTCAAACATACAAGGTGAATATGCCGTTTCTGCCTGCGTTGTGTTTATAGATGCTAAACCCGCCAAAAAAGAATATCGGCACTTCAATGTTAAAACAGTTTCCGGACCTGATGATTTTGCCACTATGCGCGAAGTCGTTTTAAGACGTTACAAAAGACAATTAGCTGATAATAAAGAACTTCCTGACTTAATCCTAATTGACGGCGGTAAAGGGCAACTTTCTCATGCCTTAGAAGCACTGCAAGAACTAAACTTACACCATAAAATTCCGGCTATTGGCATTGCCAAACGGTTAGAGGAGCTGTATTACCCCGGAGACCCAGTACCGCTGCATTTAGATATAAAAAGCCCCACCTTACGCTTACTGCAACGTATTCGTGATGAAGCACATAGATTTGGGATAACATTTCATCGTGATAAACGTAGCCGCGAAACGCTCACAACAGCATTGACCGAAATACCCGGAATCGGAGCCAAAACAGCTCAAAAACTACTGCACGAATTTAAGTCCGTAAAAAGAATCAAAGAACTAACCTTAGATGAACTGAGCAAAGTCGTAGGGGAAAAATTAGCCCAAAATATTTTAGAAAGCCTTGCTAATTAG
- the pheS gene encoding phenylalanine--tRNA ligase subunit alpha — protein MTLADLAQLRNEITSFAFHSTTDLELFKQLFIGKKGRITALFDLLKTFSPEEKARYGKLFNEIKVFANNQYEQAQAKILVQSKQENGEDLTLPGNAFWVGSRHPLSLVEQKIAEIFQQIGFVVADGPEIEDDRHNFSALNFEENHPARDMQDTFFIRKDPDWLLRTHTSNVQIRVLESQKPPIRVLAPGRVYRNEAISARSHCFFHQIEGFCVDKDITFADLKQTLHYFVQTLFGQSVQIRLRPSYFPFTEISAEMDISCLICQTNGCPVCKHTGWVEILGCGMIDPNVLQNCGLDPNEYSGFAFGMGVERIAQLLFQVPDIRLYSQNDIRFLQQFTGKINL, from the coding sequence ATGACCTTAGCGGATTTAGCGCAACTACGCAATGAAATTACCTCCTTTGCTTTCCATTCTACAACTGATTTAGAGCTATTTAAGCAGTTATTTATTGGAAAAAAAGGGCGCATTACAGCTTTGTTTGACTTATTAAAAACTTTTTCTCCGGAAGAAAAAGCCCGATACGGTAAACTTTTTAATGAAATAAAAGTTTTTGCTAATAACCAATATGAGCAAGCTCAAGCCAAAATCTTGGTTCAATCTAAGCAGGAAAACGGGGAAGATTTAACCTTACCCGGCAATGCTTTTTGGGTAGGGAGCCGGCATCCGCTTTCGTTAGTAGAGCAAAAGATTGCAGAGATTTTTCAGCAAATAGGCTTTGTAGTAGCTGACGGTCCTGAAATAGAAGACGATAGGCATAATTTTTCGGCTTTAAACTTTGAAGAGAATCATCCTGCACGGGATATGCAGGATACTTTTTTTATTCGTAAAGATCCGGATTGGCTGCTGCGTACCCACACTTCAAATGTTCAAATTCGGGTCTTAGAAAGCCAAAAACCTCCTATACGGGTGTTAGCTCCCGGTCGAGTCTATCGAAACGAAGCCATTTCTGCCCGATCACATTGCTTTTTTCACCAAATCGAAGGCTTTTGCGTAGATAAAGACATCACTTTCGCAGACTTAAAACAAACACTTCACTATTTTGTTCAAACCCTTTTTGGTCAATCTGTTCAAATCCGGCTACGTCCTTCCTATTTTCCATTTACGGAAATCAGTGCCGAGATGGATATTTCCTGCTTGATTTGCCAAACCAATGGCTGCCCGGTTTGCAAACATACTGGTTGGGTTGAAATCTTGGGTTGCGGAATGATAGACCCAAATGTATTGCAAAATTGCGGCCTTGACCCAAATGAATACAGCGGCTTCGCATTTGGAATGGGAGTAGAAAGAATCGCACAACTATTATTTCAGGTTCCAGATATTCGGTTGTATTCCCAAAACGACATTCGTTTTTTGCAGCAATTTACCGGTAAAATCAACCTTTAA